In one Mesotoga sp. UBA6090 genomic region, the following are encoded:
- a CDS encoding NDP-sugar synthase, with translation MKAMILAAGAGTRLKPLSNRLPKPMLPIIEKPVIEFILELLAKYDVKEIMINVSHLAGVLQNYVRSGYRYGVRVGYSFEGHFEKGQLVPEPVGSAGGLKKIQEESGFFDETFIVLCGDAIVDFDLSKAYEFHRASDSIATIISKKVERDKVPNYGIIVCDSVGRVESFQEKPPVEKAKSNLANTGIYIFEPEVFNYIPKNQFFDIGGDLLPLLVQKKERVFSIDTKIDWYDIGRNADYLEILGMALEGRIKGFKPSGREVTEGLWRGTGSVLEKSMKIITPVYIGAGSIVEKNVKLEGPVMIGANCRIHEGVELSNVYVSDYTRIKPGFKGKNLLITPEYYVGIDGSGGSVLDSKLSHYVSDVRASEGISPAR, from the coding sequence GATTATAGAGAAGCCGGTTATAGAGTTTATTCTTGAGCTGCTTGCCAAGTATGATGTGAAAGAGATTATGATAAATGTCTCTCACCTTGCAGGCGTGCTTCAAAACTACGTAAGGAGTGGGTACAGGTATGGTGTGAGAGTCGGATACTCCTTTGAAGGGCACTTTGAGAAGGGGCAGCTGGTACCTGAACCCGTCGGTTCGGCAGGGGGGTTGAAGAAGATTCAAGAAGAGTCCGGCTTCTTCGATGAGACCTTTATTGTACTTTGCGGCGATGCGATAGTAGACTTCGATCTATCAAAGGCATATGAATTTCACAGGGCAAGCGACTCCATAGCGACAATTATTTCAAAGAAAGTCGAGAGAGATAAGGTTCCCAACTACGGGATTATTGTCTGCGATTCAGTGGGTAGGGTCGAATCCTTTCAGGAAAAGCCGCCGGTAGAAAAGGCAAAATCGAATCTCGCTAACACGGGCATCTATATATTTGAACCTGAAGTGTTCAACTACATCCCCAAGAACCAATTCTTCGATATCGGAGGTGACCTTCTTCCCCTGCTTGTTCAGAAGAAGGAGAGGGTCTTCTCGATTGACACGAAGATAGATTGGTATGATATCGGCAGGAACGCCGATTATCTCGAGATACTCGGTATGGCTCTTGAGGGAAGGATTAAGGGCTTCAAACCTTCAGGAAGAGAAGTGACCGAGGGTCTCTGGAGAGGTACGGGCTCGGTTCTCGAGAAGAGTATGAAGATCATTACGCCGGTCTATATTGGTGCGGGTTCGATAGTTGAGAAGAATGTGAAACTCGAAGGGCCGGTGATGATTGGAGCAAACTGCAGAATTCACGAAGGCGTTGAGCTGAGCAATGTATATGTGAGCGACTATACTAGAATTAAGCCTGGTTTCAAGGGAAAGAATCTTCTGATCACTCCGGAATATTACGTCGGGATAGATGGAAGCGGGGGAAGTGTTCTTGATTCCAAGCTCAGTCATTACGTCTCTGATGTCAGAGCCTCTGAAGGTATTTCCCCTGCCCGGTAG